Within the Medicago truncatula cultivar Jemalong A17 chromosome 4, MtrunA17r5.0-ANR, whole genome shotgun sequence genome, the region atgtatatgtatatgtatatatatatatatatgggtttgctagaacacacccattagtttttatgtgaaagtgttttagcaaagctacaccttaaggtgtatttaaccactttttagttattcacttactaaaatactccttctaaaaaataagtgggtgtattctagcaaaggcctataggatttgctagaacacacccatttgtttttttagaaggtgtgttatagcaacatacaccttaaggtgtatttattaattttttagttataacttgctaaaacactcccacataaaaactagtggatgtgttctagcaaatcccatatatatatatatatatataatttacatttGCTACAACTTTCCTATGTTAATTAATATACACCTTTGTGTGTGTTAGTATCTGAATGTAAATTATAATTAACTGATAATATCGTATACTACAAGATGCTTTTCAAATATTACACTATGCAGTATCATATATTATCAAAATTGCAAAGAAATATGAGCATtaatgaaaattcaaatttacaGACAAAGTTAGTACTCTTATCTCTATGTAGAAATAGTGTGGCCAATCAGCCAAACAGAGAACTATAAGGTATAGAATCTTGAGATGGCAGCCGTAAAGGAAAAACACACCAGAAAGTTAACCACTAATATTGGCTGGAAGCATGCATAGCAGCTATAGGTTGAAagataaataactaaataaataaaaaggcagaaataaatatcatatataccTAGAGCGGTGGACCATAGACCAGCAAGTGGGTCAAGATATTTCTTCTCATTTATGTCATATACATAACTTCCCTGGATTCGTTAATCACGTAAATTACTTAtatcaaaaaacaaattaaatccgGTAAGTTATACACGCAAAAACTGGTTATCTtgtgaataaaaacaaaatgaaaatataattactaacatattttataatgaagtaattcaataaaaatcaaagaaacgTAGCATGGGAGTATACCTCAGACTTTTCAATAATCAAAGGATTCAACTCATTAGTCTGCCACCCAGCAGTGAAAGGGGCAAGCATATCATGGCTCTTGAACCTGAAATAGTCAAATATTTCTGCAGATTTACACATGGTAATCATATCAAGCTTAAACTtagattaattttaaattcttttctgtttaaaaaacaaataaacttcATGCATGGGCCCTCCCCCAGAATTGTTTTTCCTTGACCTATGGTTACTTAAAGCTGTTACAAAACTCAATAGGAATctaaagagaagagaaaggaaTCAGATTATGTATCCAACTACATTCGTGAATGAATCTGAATTACAAACACATGTTTAAAGAGGTGATTGTCCCGATCATTCAATTCCCCCATTAGATAGTAAAAGGGTTTTTACACCTCTGCCATAATACAATTAGTTTGTTGAAAATCTCAACATAAAAGGTGCCAAATTAGATAAGTACAAAATAGTGCTATGTTTAGTTCTTAAAAGCATACACACAAAAGTGGTAAACAGTTAGCACAGAAGAACCATATACCCTTAGCCAGTTTTCGCATCAGAAGTTGAACTATCCTTTGCCAAAGAAGATTGTGAACTACTTGTCCTCGACCATAAAGGAGCCTGAAGTAGAGTTTCCTGAAAACTTCTGGAAACTGCTGCAGATGCTAAAGCTGAAGCAGACTGTAAATAAGAAAAACATAACCATAGTAAGACAAAAAAAACTAGTGACAGATAGGGTTGcttaacatattcaaattgcTTCTTTTTTAGCATTCGCAGATGCTCAATTTCTTGTATTTATGGAGAATGATACCACCGCAAAAAAGCCTAACATTTAGTGTCGAACACCATCTTTAAAAAAGCCTAACAGTAGATTCATATAGTGTGGTTAACTAAAGTTTGAATCCCGGCTAAAAGCCTAACATTTAGTGTTGAACACCATCTTTAAAAAAGCAAAGACCAGCCTCATCTCTGTGACGATGCGcccatttcattattttttcccAAACCACTCATCCATTTTCCATTATTTTCCCAAACTACCATCTCTACTTTGCCTCTCTTACCTTATATACCCAAACCAACCTATCAGTGACCTCATTCTCACAAACCACTACATGTCCCACCCACTCTTAATCTATCAATGAAATGAACTACCATCACTTCATCTAATGCGTACAATTCTCCATTCTACATTTAGAATTCTCCTAACATAACACAAAGACTTAGTctctttctttgaaaaaatgtgTTTTGCACAAACCTGTATTCTCATCCAAAGATGGTTATCGATTTTGTCTAGTCATTTTCTCTTTGACGCGATAGGTTGCCAACTTCAATGAGTAAATGCCATCTTTATCATATTCCCATACCAATTTGTCATCTAGGATTCTCCAAGAATTTGAGACTTCATCTTCTTGTTTTGTCATATGCActcaaaaaaaacttgaaattttttaaatagtcaaacataatttgtaaatttttttggggaatAGTTCTTAcagatttatttattgaaaattatatctCTAACTATgtactctcttttttttctgCAGATGTTCAACATTTGAAAAACTTGAAAATGTTAACTTTAAGCTATAATCAAATGAACGGCTCAATTGAAGGTATGAATACTACCAAACacaaataattaattcataacTGCTTCACGGGATGGATTGTTACAATGAAGATaacttttttattgattttaaattttaaataattaacaaaaacaatgaaataagttaattaatGTATATATTGACGCCATTGGAAAAACTTTAAGATTTTTATGATAATGTCAATTTTTGTAAAGATGACAGGACATAGTTAATTATGACAGGACTATGCAATTTGAAGGATTTGGTAGAACTGGATATCAGCCAGAACATGTTTAGTGCTAAATTTCCTGAGTGTTTAAGCAACTTAACAAACCTCAGAGTTCTTGAACTTAGTAATAATCTGTTCAGTGGAAAGTTTCCATCTTTCATTAGCAATCTCACATCACTGGCATACTTATCCTTCTATGGAAATTACATGCAAGGATCATTTTCATTGAGCACTTTGGCTAATCATTCCAATCTTGAGGTTCTATATATTTCATCAAAAAACAATATTGGAGTAGACATTGAAACTGAAAAAACAAAGTGGTTTCCTAAATTTCAATTGAAGTCACTCATTCTTAGAAATTGCAACCTAAACAAGGACAAAGGAAGTGTCATTCCTACTTTTCTTTCTTATCAATACAATTTGATGTTGGTGGACCTTTCCGGAAACAAAATAGTTGGCTCATCCCCAAGTTGGTTGATACATAATCATAACATTAATTATTTGGATATATCAAACAACAATTTAAGTGGGTTGCTAACAAAAGATTTTGATTTATTCCTTCCAAGTGCTACACAGTTGAACTTTTCATGGAATAGCTTTGAAGGAAATATACCTTCATCAATTGGTAAGATAAAAAAACTTTTGCTCTTGGACCTCTCTCATAATCATTTCTCGGGTGAGTTACCAAAACAACTGGCCACAGATTCTGATAGTTTACTATACTTGTCCGTCTCCGACAACTTTCTAAGTGGTAATATTCCCAAATTTTGTAATTTAGGGatgaaaaatttatttcttaataataacaactttaGTGGAACACTTGAAGATGTATTGGGAAACAATACAGAATTAGCATTTCTATCCATATCCAATAATTCATTCTCAGGCACAATTCCTAGTTCAATTGGGACGTTTTCTAACATGGAAGTCCTTATCATGTCTGAAAATCTATTAGAAGGTGAGATCCCTATTGAGTTTTCCAACATGTTCAGTCTTGAAATGTTGGATCTTTCTCAAAACAAGTTAAATGGATCAATCCCACCTTTAAGTAGTTTGACTTCTCTAAAGTTCTTGTATTTGCAAAAGAATGATCTCTCTGGATCTATACCAATTGAACTGTCTGAAAGCTCAAAACTACAACTTCTGGATTTGAGGGAGAACAAATTTTCAGGTAAAATTCCCAATTGGATTGATAATCTCTCAGAGTTGCGTGTTCTTTTACTAGGATGGAATAACTTGGAAGGAGATATTCCAATTCAATTGTGTCGATTAAAAAAGATCAACATGATGGACCTATCGCGGAACATGTTCAATGCTTCAATACCATCTTGCTTCCAAAATTTGACATTTGGTATAGGACAGTACAATGATGGACCTATTTTTGTAATCTCAATAAGTCTGACACAAGATATTCCAAATGGTGCACCTCCTTTATTTGAATTATCTCATGGCGAACTACACTTGGAAGTGGAGTTCAGAACAAAGCACAATGATTACTTTTACAAAGGTAAAGTCCTAGAGAAAATGACTGGATTGGATTTATCATGCAACAAGCTAACAGGTACTATCCCTTCTCAAATTGGGCACCTGCAACAAGTTTTAGCCTTGAACCTATCACATAATCACTTGTCGGGTCCTATTCCAATTACGTTTTCAAATCTTACCGAAATAGAGAGCCTTGACTTATCATACAATAACTTGAGTGGTAAGATACCTTATGAGCTAACCCAGTTGACCTTTTTATCAACCTTCAACGTGTCATACAACAACCTTTCTGGAACACCACCTAGTACAGGACAGTTTGCAACCTTCGTTGAGGACAGCTACAGAGGTAATCCCGGTCTTTGTGGATCACTCCTCGACCGAAAGTGTGAAGGTGTCAAGTCTTCACCATCATCACAATCCAATGACaatgaagaagaggaaacaAATGTGGACATGATAACATTTTATTGGAGTTTCACAGCATCTTACATAACAATATTGTTGGCCTTCGTAACAGTGTTGTGTATCAATGCTCGTTGGCGTATGGCTTGGTTTTATTACATTAGTAAGTTTGCAcgtattttttttccaacttttcCATTGTACTGAAGAGTGTACGTAGTACCTGTTGAAACTTTACGTGGAGTCTCAAATATTTGGatattgtaatttttatatttatcgtTAATTTCAGACAGTTTGATGCTGGACATGATTTTaagctctttttattttttcattgttttttgtgTGATGTACTTGTCTGcagttgtttgatttgaagcTATTGAAtacattattatgtttttttctttcttcatattAATGCTTATCTAATTACTCTGTTGTCAGACTCTAATAGcaatcagaagaagaattgttgttgttttttttatcttcatattAATGCATAATCAATTAGCTAACTGTATACATTTGTCATAGAATATCAAAATTATGCAGACTCAGAAATATTGAAGACTTCATTATGAACTTAATATCATGTTAATAGTCTCATTGAAATGTGGTTGTACTTGTACACTTGTACTAGTTAATTATGTTATCAATTATCTTAGTACTGGACCTCGACTAAGTATGAGAATGATGTTAGTTTATTGTAACACGTATTATTATCAAATCTCTTATTATTTGTGGTTTCTTTCATCCTTTTGTATTGAAACCATGTTGTTGAATCCAATAGCAGCGATTTCCGATTAAGTTGCATACAACTTCTGTTACCATCTTTGTCGTCATATCATATCCAAGAGTTCCTCAAATAGCTCTGAGACCTGTTTCAAAGATCCATCAAATGACGTTCTGCAGCCATTGACCCGGCAGCAGCCATTGATTCTGTGACAGGCCCTATGCTAGAGTATTATtgaaaagatgaaaagaaaacgAGCAAAAACTGTTTTTTACTCGAGAGCATGCTCTGTCGATGGAATCATTCCCTTCTAGAGAGCCTTGTGTACAATACTAACTCCAATGCCATTAATATTTGCCTTTAGTTTTCTTTTGTCATTAATTAATTCTTCAACCACCAAATCGGGTCATGTCTTTATAAGTCAATCTCAAATTAGTCTCTaactctattaatatttcaaattagTCTCTGTCTTTCTCAAAAGTTTCTAAACCACATTCCTCGACatgtgacaaaaacataaagacaAGGACCTAATTAACAAACTTTTAACAAAGTGCTTTTGTAAGTAATTCATTATGAGACCCTATGTTTTACGGTTTCTTTCATaatgttattgtttttcattgaaAGGTTTAGCTCTCATATTTAacacttttgttgttttttgtaaaGTAACttcttatatttttctaataCCTCGAATGTCAATGTATCTTACTAATTTGTTTATATCCATGAGATTACAATTAGTTGTTGAACcttgtttaagcgttttcgtgAGATCTGTCTGATTTAATGAACAGAATGGCTTTTCCAGGTCGCATTGAGCATGGTATGAGAGGAAGGTTTTGCATCTTTCTACTATGGCCTTTGGCCGTCACTTATTGGAATAGCTTCATATATTCCAGTTAACTTTTGTGTTTTTGACTTGCGATCGAGTTTGAGTAATTGTTTTTGACTAACATTGAAATTAAAACATCATAACCATACCAGAGAAGTCGTCACCACCATGCTTTAAAAATTCAGCATCACTTGCAACACAATGATGGGAAATATTTGAAGCTCAAATGCTTCAGTGTTCACATATAACTGCCATATTAATATTATGGTCGATGCAGGTAATGGGAAACACATGAATCAAAATTGGCAAATGATCATATACTTGTTTTTTCATTGGAAGATCTTTCTTATGATCTGAATGGCAACTTTACCCATTCTAGCTATGGGTAATCAACGGTGCAAGGCTGCCCCTGATTGTCTTTCAAATTCAAACGAGAATGAAATGTAGAAagagtttttcatttttatacaaAAGAGCTTATTACGCAGTTGCTTGGTTGGAATTATtcacaaataatataaaatttgttttgtcaTTCTACTTATactagttattttgcaaaaacatattaagaaatgtaattaatattgtatatgAAAGAGATATTATCAGTAGTTTTACACATTTGTCTTAAAATGATTGAAATTAATAAATAGGTAAGAGTATAATAGGAAAATTAACATTAATGTTAccgtaaaacaacttataatttgggacaacttttttttttttttcttttttttttttcaaaattataatttgagatGGAGAGAGTATTAATTAAACTAGTAATGTTAACATACGTACGTATATTTAGTCTTGCAAGCAGCAAGATAACATTAGCATCTTTGTCAAATGTCATATTCTCTAGTCAACTCCAAGTCTTTCTTGTGCTTCAAGGAAGTTTCTTGGAATTGAAAAGTCCCATCTTTGTGTATACATGAATTTGGGGCAAGACTGAAAAGTCCCAACATAATGATTCTTGCCGGAAAGAAAGACACTTACAAAACTAAATGATATGTTATCATAATTTTCCGGTAACATTTTCCACTTCCtattagtttaatttatatgcacagccaatttaaagattttttacac harbors:
- the LOC11420412 gene encoding receptor-like protein 13 isoform X2, with protein sequence MKLGLIISSLLYFVTLMLMQNQGCKGCLEKERIGLLEIKHYIVEGYSYLSTKGYSYNIKELDSWVDDRDSNCCVWNRVKCFSGQIVELSIYSLINDFPDPIMLNVSLFRPFEELRLLNLSSNHIQGWIGNEGLKKLETLDLSTNYLNSSILSSLNGLMALTTLNLGYNILDDNFFPQGFPRLKRLETLDLSGNDLNSCILPSLNGLTALTTLNLGDNDMENFSSQGFLRSKELEVLDLSYNGLNCNIITSLHGFTSLRSLILRYNNFNCSLSTLDFAKFNRLELLDLDGNQLIGSLHVEDVQHLKNLKMLTLSYNQMNGSIEGLCNLKDLVELDISQNMFSAKFPECLSNLTNLRVLELSNNLFSGKFPSFISNLTSLAYLSFYGNYMQGSFSLSTLANHSNLEVLYISSKNNIGVDIETEKTKWFPKFQLKSLILRNCNLNKDKGSVIPTFLSYQYNLMLVDLSGNKIVGSSPSWLIHNHNINYLDISNNNLSGLLTKDFDLFLPSATQLNFSWNSFEGNIPSSIGKIKKLLLLDLSHNHFSGELPKQLATDSDSLLYLSVSDNFLSGNIPKFCNLGMKNLFLNNNNFSGTLEDVLGNNTELAFLSISNNSFSGTIPSSIGTFSNMEVLIMSENLLEGEIPIEFSNMFSLEMLDLSQNKLNGSIPPLSSLTSLKFLYLQKNDLSGSIPIELSESSKLQLLDLRENKFSGKIPNWIDNLSELRVLLLGWNNLEGDIPIQLCRLKKINMMDLSRNMFNASIPSCFQNLTFGIGQYNDGPIFVISISLTQDIPNGAPPLFELSHGELHLEVEFRTKHNDYFYKGKVLEKMTGLDLSCNKLTGTIPSQIGHLQQVLALNLSHNHLSGPIPITFSNLTEIESLDLSYNNLSGKIPYELTQLTFLSTFNVSYNNLSGTPPSTGQFATFVEDSYRGNPGLCGSLLDRKCEGVKSSPSSQSNDNEEEETNVDMITFYWSFTASYITILLAFVTVLCINARWRMAWFYYISKFARIFFPTFPLY
- the LOC120580051 gene encoding probable gamma-aminobutyrate transaminase 3, mitochondrial, with protein sequence MRKLAKEIFDYFRFKSHDMLAPFTAGWQTNELNPLIIEKSEGSYVYDINEKKYLDPLAGLWSTALGGSEQGLVDAATAQLKKLPSIQTHRHCYTHINLIYNN
- the LOC11420412 gene encoding receptor-like protein 13 isoform X1, which codes for MKLGLIISSLLYFVTLMLMQNQGCKGCLEKERIGLLEIKHYIVEGYSYLSTKGYSYNIKELDSWVDDRDSNCCVWNRVKCFSGQIVELSIYSLINDFPDPIMLNVSLFRPFEELRLLNLSSNHIQGWIGNEGFPGLKKLETLDLSTNYLNSSILSSLNGLMALTTLNLGYNILDDNFFPQGFPRLKRLETLDLSGNDLNSCILPSLNGLTALTTLNLGDNDMENFSSQGFLRSKELEVLDLSYNGLNCNIITSLHGFTSLRSLILRYNNFNCSLSTLDFAKFNRLELLDLDGNQLIGSLHVEDVQHLKNLKMLTLSYNQMNGSIEGLCNLKDLVELDISQNMFSAKFPECLSNLTNLRVLELSNNLFSGKFPSFISNLTSLAYLSFYGNYMQGSFSLSTLANHSNLEVLYISSKNNIGVDIETEKTKWFPKFQLKSLILRNCNLNKDKGSVIPTFLSYQYNLMLVDLSGNKIVGSSPSWLIHNHNINYLDISNNNLSGLLTKDFDLFLPSATQLNFSWNSFEGNIPSSIGKIKKLLLLDLSHNHFSGELPKQLATDSDSLLYLSVSDNFLSGNIPKFCNLGMKNLFLNNNNFSGTLEDVLGNNTELAFLSISNNSFSGTIPSSIGTFSNMEVLIMSENLLEGEIPIEFSNMFSLEMLDLSQNKLNGSIPPLSSLTSLKFLYLQKNDLSGSIPIELSESSKLQLLDLRENKFSGKIPNWIDNLSELRVLLLGWNNLEGDIPIQLCRLKKINMMDLSRNMFNASIPSCFQNLTFGIGQYNDGPIFVISISLTQDIPNGAPPLFELSHGELHLEVEFRTKHNDYFYKGKVLEKMTGLDLSCNKLTGTIPSQIGHLQQVLALNLSHNHLSGPIPITFSNLTEIESLDLSYNNLSGKIPYELTQLTFLSTFNVSYNNLSGTPPSTGQFATFVEDSYRGNPGLCGSLLDRKCEGVKSSPSSQSNDNEEEETNVDMITFYWSFTASYITILLAFVTVLCINARWRMAWFYYISKFARIFFPTFPLY